ATATACGATATACGCACCTTTCAATGGAGTTTACACCAACGTATATGCTGAAGTAGGCGCTATTGCAAATCCAGGAGGCCGACTTGCCAGCATTATTCGTACAGATGAATTGGAATTAGAAGTACCTGTAAGTGTAGCTGATGTAAAATGGCTAAAAGTAGGAAGTCCGGTTATTGTTAAAAATGAAGAAAAATCAAAAAAATGGTCTGGTTCTGTAAGCCGAATTTCAAGTTTTGTAGATGCACAAACACAATCAATTAGTGTGTTTGTAAAACTACCTGTTGATGCAAACGATCCTCTGTATAGAGGGCAATATTTAAGAGCATATTTTGAAGGGATATCATTGGAGAATGTAATGGAAATTCCACGAAATGCTGTTTCCAATGGTAATGAAGTTTACATTGTAAATGATGGCAAACTACAAAAGAAAGAAATTGTAGTTCACAAGCTATATAACCATACACTCTTATTTTCAGGTTTAAAGAAAGGAACAAAACTTATTGTTGAACCATTGATTAATCCTGTAGAAGGAACTGAAGTTGACATATTAAAAACCAAGTGATCATTTAAATTTTAGAAAATGAAAAAGTTAGTATCAACTTTTGTAAAATATCCCTTCTATGCAAACCTTGCAATTGCCGTATTTCTTATCGCAGGTTTAATTAGTATTCTCAACTTAAAACTATCCTTTTTCCCTGAAAGGCCATCAAAAGATTTATTTGTTACAATGGCTTATCCGGGCGCCTCACCAAAAGAAATGGAAGAAGGTGTTACCATTCGGGTTGAAGAAGCTTTAAGAAGTATTGTTGGGATTAAAGAAATATCATCCACTTCTTCAGAAAATTTTACGACTATAAACGTTAAAATCTTCTCAGAATATGATGTTGATGATGTCCTTTTAGAAGTTAAAAATGCAGTTGACGGAATTGTATCTTTTCCAAGAGATGCTGAAAAGCCGATTGTCTATAAACAACGACCCCGGTCTATGGCTGGATTCATGGCCTTATCAGGTGATGTTGATTTAATTACGTTAAAATTACTCTCTGATGAAATTGAAAATGATTTTCTTAATTCAGGAGTTCTTTCTCAGGTAACCGTTCAGGGTGTTCCTGAACTTGAAATATCCATTGAAACAAAAGAAGAAACACTATTACGCTATGGTTTAACTTTTAATGATGTTTCAAATGCAATTGCTCAAAATAATATTGACCTATCAGGAGGTTTGATAAGATCGGATAAAGAGGAAATTCTGATTAGAACCAGAAACAGAACTGTTGATCCTGATTTAATAGGAGAAATTATTTTACGTGCAAGCCAAGATGGTGATTTAATTAAAATTAGGGATGTTGCTGAAATCAATCTCCAATTTGCTGAAGGACCCGGGAAATCATTTATGAATGGGAAGCCTTCAATTTCATTTAACATTAATAAATTACCTGAAGAAGATTTAGGAGAAATCAATGCTTACATAACAGAATATGCAAAAACATTCAACGAAAAACATCCATCAGTTGATTTAGTTGTTACCTATAGCTTTATTAAAAACCTGAAAGCACGATTAAGCCTGCTAATGAAAAATGGTGGTATTGGCTTACTTTTAGTCGTTATTGCTTTGGGATTTTTTATGAATTTTCGATTGGCTGCATGGGTAGCATGGGGTATCCCGGCTTCTTTTCTGGCCATGTTTGTAATGGCAAATATGTATGGCATAACAATCAATATGATTTCTTTATTCGGGATGATATTAGTCATTGGAATATTGGTTGACGATGGAATTGTGATTGGCGAGAATATCTTTTCCCATTTCGAAAAAGGAAAGAGTCCGAAAAGAGCAGCTATTGATGGTGCTATGGAAGTAATCCCTGCAGTTGTCACTTCAATTGCAACAACTATCATTGCCTTTACCCCACTCTTTTTTGTGGAAGGAATGATGTCGATGATGCATGATGTTGCGTTTGTAGTTGTATTTAGTCTCGCATTTTCACTTGTTGAAGCATTTCTTGTTCTACCTGCTCACTTAGGCCATAAATGGGTATTACGAGAAGACAGACGTGAGTTAAAAAAAGGAAGTTTCCGTTTTAAGGTTGAAAAGGGAATTAGCTATGTAAAACTGAAAGTTTATGGTCGTTTCTTACATTTTGTATTAAAAAATAGGGTTATTTTTATGACCATTCCTATTGCCTTGGTACTGATTACTATTGGGCTCTTTAAAGGAGGTTTGATTAAAATGACCTTTTTCCCTAGCATCCCATTCGATCAATTTAATGTGGATATTGCTTTTAAGCCAGGAACTGGAGAAAAAGTAACTGAAGAATATTTAATTCGATTTGAGGAAGCAATTTGGGAAGTCAATGAGGATTTAAAAGAAGATTTTAATGACACTATAGATTATGTAGATTATACCTTTAGAGGTGTCGGGAATTCTTTTAGTGGGCAACAAATTGGGTCTCATGCAGGCAATATCATGGTCATGTTACGCGATCTTGAAAATACAGGTATTACAAGTTTTGAAGTAGTAAATCGTGTAAAAGAACAAATAGGTGAAGTTCCTGAAGCAGAAAAATTTACAGTTGCAGGCCGAAATACATTTGGTGATCCAATTTCTATAAGTTTACTAAGTAACAATAATGAGGAATTAGAAGCTGCAAAAGAATTCCTTAAAGAGAAAATTAGTGAGATTGATGCCGTTAATAATGTTAATGACAACAATGTAATCGGTAAACAAGAGGTTAGAATTAAACTAAAACCTAAAGCCTACGTTTTAGGACTCAATTATGCAACAATTAGCAACCAGATCAGGCTGGGTTTCTTTGGCGGTCAGGCTCAGCGCTTACAATCAGGACGAAATGAATTACGAGTTTGGGTCCGTTATCCTCAGGATGATCGATTAACTCTCGGTCAGCTTGAAAAAGTTAAAATAAAAACTCCTCAAGGAGAATATCCATTAGGTGAATTGGTTGATTATACCATTGACCGTGGCCCCGTTAGCATCAATAGATACAATGGTTCACGGGTAATTAATATCACAGCTGGCGTTAAAGATCCAAAAGAACCTACTGTACCCATTAATGCGATGATTAAGGATGAGTTTGTTCCCGAAATGCTTGCTCAGTTTCCTACTGTTTCTGTAGAATATCTTGGTCAACAAAAAGAAAGTAAAGATTCAGGAGCCAGTTTAGGCAAATCATATGGTGTCGCATTTTTACTTATTCTGTTAATCATCATGATTCACTTTAAGTCCTTCAGTCAAATGCTTATTATTATAGCAATGATTCCATTGGGTATATTAGGAGCACTTTGGGGTCATGGAATAGAAGGAATACCTGTTTCAATGCTTAGTGTGTGGGGAATTGTTGCACTCACAGGAGTTATAGTTAACGATGCTGTGGTTTTCTTACAGAAGTTTAACTCTTTGGTAAAAGAAGGGATTAAAGTTAAAGAAGCTGTTCATCAGGCTGGGATAGCAAGATTTAGAGCTATTATTCTTACAACAATAACAACTACGGTTGGTTTATATCCAATTATTCTGGAACGGAGTTTCCAGGCTCAATTTCTGGTGCCATTAGCTGTTTCTTTAGCTTACGGAGTATTTATCGGAACACTTTTTATTCTAATATTCTTTCCTGCAATGATATTATTATTAAACGACTTTAAAGTGTGGTTGAAATACATGTGGACTGGTACAAAACCAAGTAGAGAAAACGTTACCAAAGCTTTTAAGCACGATAGTATTAATATTGATTAAGAACAAGATTATGAAATTGAATATTTTCAAATATAGTTTTTTCCTTTTACTGCCTTTCCTTTTTATATCTGCTGGTGCACAAGAAAATTTGTCTTTAGCCGGTGCCATTAAAAAAGGCTTGGAAAATAACTACCAGATAAAAATTACTGAAAGCAGTTTAGAAATAGCAAAAAACAATAATAGCTGGGGACAAGCGGGTTTATTCCCTAGTTTAAGCTTAAACGCTTTTCAGTCGAATAGGTATGATGAAGGACCCAACCAATTAACTGGTGTTGTTCAGGAATACAATACAAATATTTTATCGCCTGCCATAAGTATGAACTGGTTATTGTTTGGAGGATTTGCTGTTCAAATGTCGAAAAAGAACTTGGCATTGTTGGAAGAAAATTCAGAAAGCACAACTGCTTTGGTTGTTGAAAACACCATTCAGGCAATTATCCTAGCTTATTATAAAGTGCTGATGGAAGAAGAGAAGCTCGATATTTTGGAAGTAATTATGACCCTTTCGAGAGATCGTTTCAACTATATGCAAGCAAAAAAAGACCTTGGTAGTGCTGTTACTTATGATGTACTACAAGCTCAAAATGCATATTTAAGCGATTCGTCTACTTTCCTTTTGCAACAAATGGCGGTACGCACGGCTAATATGAATTTGAATTTACTCATGGCGGTTGATGCCAAAACAATATATAGCTTAAGCGATGAATTTTCAAACGCTGAGTCAACTTTTAGTTTTGACGATTTGAGCAATAATATGTTTGCAAACAACAAAACATTGCAGAATCAATATATCAATCAGCAATTATTAAAAAACAATATTAAACTTTCACAAAGCGGACTATATCCTTCACTGAGTATGTCCTCAGGATATGACTTTGCCAGCTCACGTTTAAAATACAAAGGATTGGATGCCATTACAGGCGATGCTTACGATTATTATGTTAATTTCTCCTTAAATTTCAATTTATTCAATGGTGGAAAAACCCGCAGAGCCATAGCCAATGCACGCATTACCGAAGACATTGGAAATCTTCAATTGGATGAGTTAAAGCAAAGTATGCAAATTCAGTTAACAACCCAATACGATCTCTACAACATCCGAAAACAACTTTTATCTGTTGCACAGGAAAACATTAAAAGCACCAAATTGAATCTGGATATTTCTGAAGAAAAATTCAAAGCCGGAGCCATAAACTCCTTTAATTTGAGAGATATTCAATTACTCTTTTTAAACACCGCATTTCGTGAGTTGGAAGCACGATATAATTTAGTTCAAAGCAAAACAGACCTCTTGCGTATGAGTGGTGGAATTATTTCGGAGTACAACTAGTTTATCGAATCCTAGCTAAACCTCACACCGCTTAGCTGAGGGTTTAAACCCACGGCTATATTTCCAATCCTGATATATTCATGTGCTGTTCGTAGCTTGAAGCTAAGAACAACGGGGGAATGGCATTTACCATGTGCCACTTGTGAGATTGAAATTACATTTTTTCAGATTGTGTGCCTTCACACTGTGAAATAACGCTCGAATATTATAGGTTTCTGTCATCCTGAACGCCCGCCTGAACGAATTCATTCGGGCAGGAAGGAAGGATCTGAAGGCCGAGATTAAGCACTAATGAACCTTCAGATGCTTCCTAGCTTCAAGCTACGATTAACGAGGTAAAAGTAACTCATCCCTAGCCCTTCTCTACTACGTAAAGAAGGGAACAGTATGTACTCCAATTACTAGTGTATCAATTTTTAGTTTTGAAGTAGAATCAATTCCCCTTCTTTGATTTTTCAGAGAAGGGGTTAGGGGATGAGTTAATTTCATGCTACGAACAACGGAGCGTACATTTTCGATATACATTAACAAAAGGTCCAAGCACCGCTGCGCTAATCCTTGAACCAGTTTTTGTCCCATCACTGTCTCTCGCAGAGGACAGTGATGAACGAAAAACTCCTTCAAATGCATACGTTTGGCCCAAGTTGCAAACTTGAGCCAGAAAAGGCATTCACACTCACTCCATAGCTACTGTCATTCTGATTCCGATTTATCGGGAGAAGAATCCGCTAACGAAGAGCAGGAAACAAACCTAATTGAAATGCTTAAACTCGGCCATCAGATACCTCCCGCAGGTCGGTATGACAGAAAATTATTGGCATTCCTCGGCTGTTCACAGCTCCAAGCTACTAACAACTTGGACAGTCAGTACTCCAATTAATAATATATCAATTTCTAGTTTTGAAGTAGGATCAATTCCCCTTCTTTGATTTTTCAGAGAAGGGGTTAGGGCTTTGCTTCTGCTGAAGCTTCAGCGAAAGCAAGGATGAGTTAAATTCAAACTACCAAAAACACAAGCTTTTTTTAAAAACCAACCCATACAAATCTTTTAAATAACTATATTTCGTTAGTAAGCTTTTCAACAAAACAAAACAAAACAAAAAGCAAAAATTCTTAACAACAAACAACAATTTTTACGCACAAAACACTAAACAAAATACCATGAAGAAACTTCTCTATACGCTTAGCATTTTATTGCTTACTACAAATTGCTTTTCTCAAACAATGAGCGGCACATATCTCATTGGTAAAAATGCACCAACTTATAAAACAGTCATGAGTGCTGTAAATGCCTTAAAAACCAAAGGAGTTAGTGGACCAGTTGTTTTCAGGATATATTCTGGGACTTATGATGAAAAAATTATCATCCCTCAAATTAGTGGAGCTTCAGCAACAAATAGAATTACTTTTACCTCTTATAATAATGATAGTTCTTCTGTTATCTTAATAAACTCTAACAAAACTTCTGCGGAAAATTTTATTGTACAATTATATGGAGCTGATTTTATTACGTTTTATAAAGTATCTTTTTCGTCTCCTGGAACACTCTATAATCACAGATGTCTGGTATTAGAAAACGGTGCTCATCATGCACATGTTTTGAATTGTAAATTTTCAGGTGCTTCAAATTGGACTGGTGGAAAAGACCTTATTTATTCACCAAATACAAATGACTCCTGTATGGAAATTCGCAATAATTATTTTATTTTGGGAAGTTATGCAATCACTTTATTAGGCATTGATCAATTCACACCTGAAACTGGTCATATTATCTCTGACAACTATTTCAAGCATCAATATGGAGGGGCTATATTTGGGAAGTATATATCAAATACATTAATTTCCAATAATATCATTAATCCAGATAACAGTGGTGATTTTTTTAGCGGTATTGATGTTCATTTTTATTCTGACAACATTCAGATTCATTCAAATATTATTACAGAACTTTATAACCCACATACCACTAATGGGTGTAGAGCAATATATGCAGTAGGAGCAACATTATCGTCAAAAGTATTAATTTATAATAATTATGTTAAAGGAAAATGTACTGGAATCTATTGTGATTCAGATAGTGCCAGAATATATAACAATACAGTAATTGTTAATGGTGGATTGAATAATTCTTGTATTTCTCTACGTTATTCAAAACCCAATATTTACAATAATATTCTTATAAATAATAGTAATGCAACAAATAGCTTTGTATATATTCACGAATACTCTTCTTTAATTAGTAAATATGACAACAATAATATTAAAGGCAATGCCATTGCAAAAGTTGGAACTACAACTTACTCCACCCTTTCTGCCTGGCAAACCTATTCAAACCAAGATGCTAACTCCCTTTCCAGAAATGTAAAATTCTTAGCTGATAGTATGCATATACAGGATACCATGATGCACTTTGGGAATCCACTTTCAGAAGTAGTAGTTGATATTGATGGTGAAGCCCGTGATCTGAACAAACCCTATGTTGGTTGCGATGAGTATTACATGAACATTTTGCCCGATGATACTGTATTTTGTGCCAGCAGAACTGTGAGCATTGATGCCGGAAGTGGCTTTCAATCCTATGCATGGTCAACTGGGCCTACCAGCAGGATAATCACTTTTGACTCATCCGGCTATGGGTTTGGGACACATAAAATCGGCATTACTGTTACCTATGGTAGTTTCACTTATTCCGATACAATACAATTCAAATTCATCGATGCTGTAGCCAATGCAGGAATTGATAAGTACGTTTGTACCGGAAATTTTGTAACATTAAGCGGATCAGGTGGTGTCAGCTACATTTGGGAGGGGGTATTTAATAAAAAGTCAATCACTTTTCCTGCTATGACCACCAAAGATTACCAGCTCATAGTTACCGACAAATACAGTTGCTCTGATACGGATACTGTTTCTGTATTTGTGATGGACTATCCTGTAATTAATTTGGCAAATGACACTACTTTTTGTAAGGGAGGTAGTGCAACTTATGTTGCTGGCACCGACACAAGTTGTTCCTATGTGTGGAAGTCTCTTCCAGCTCCCGATACCATTTCAACTTCAGCTGTTTTTGTGGCCGATACCACTGGTCGATTTCGAATAATTGTTACCAATCCTCACGGATGTGTTACTAAAGCAACTGCCAATGTAACAGTGCTACCAAGGCCTCCCAAACCACAAATTACGAGTTCAGGGCAAACAAAATTTTGTGAGGGAGATAGTATTCAGCTGATTGCTCCTAGCGGATAT
The Bacteroidota bacterium genome window above contains:
- a CDS encoding T9SS type A sorting domain-containing protein codes for the protein MKKLLYTLSILLLTTNCFSQTMSGTYLIGKNAPTYKTVMSAVNALKTKGVSGPVVFRIYSGTYDEKIIIPQISGASATNRITFTSYNNDSSSVILINSNKTSAENFIVQLYGADFITFYKVSFSSPGTLYNHRCLVLENGAHHAHVLNCKFSGASNWTGGKDLIYSPNTNDSCMEIRNNYFILGSYAITLLGIDQFTPETGHIISDNYFKHQYGGAIFGKYISNTLISNNIINPDNSGDFFSGIDVHFYSDNIQIHSNIITELYNPHTTNGCRAIYAVGATLSSKVLIYNNYVKGKCTGIYCDSDSARIYNNTVIVNGGLNNSCISLRYSKPNIYNNILINNSNATNSFVYIHEYSSLISKYDNNNIKGNAIAKVGTTTYSTLSAWQTYSNQDANSLSRNVKFLADSMHIQDTMMHFGNPLSEVVVDIDGEARDLNKPYVGCDEYYMNILPDDTVFCASRTVSIDAGSGFQSYAWSTGPTSRIITFDSSGYGFGTHKIGITVTYGSFTYSDTIQFKFIDAVANAGIDKYVCTGNFVTLSGSGGVSYIWEGVFNKKSITFPAMTTKDYQLIVTDKYSCSDTDTVSVFVMDYPVINLANDTTFCKGGSATYVAGTDTSCSYVWKSLPAPDTISTSAVFVADTTGRFRIIVTNPHGCVTKATANVTVLPRPPKPQITSSGQTKFCEGDSIQLIAPSGYPDYLWTNGSHNSDIYVSQSSINRLQVLDANTCVSPFSDTFIVTVYTNPPKPIITLFGNNEFCMGDTVTLEAPIDYEHYNWSNGDSNLKQLISKSGLFSLTVIDSNTCESEMSDTVVIVVFPNPAKPTITASGTLTFCERDSVVLTAPNGYTSYVWSDANGDEERTISQNGSFSLHVIDSNMCQSSESDITKVTVKPLPPKPAILITGIDSLESSTLADGYNWYLNDTLLSLTTQLIIAPKSGNFSLITELDGCLSDESDGLYYVRSGLNEQIENSILVYPNPSDGMFYIELVDYSDAIIQIYSSKGQLIRELHITQTKTQINLSNQSKGVYWMKVIGENGIYHVPLVRL
- a CDS encoding efflux RND transporter permease subunit, with the protein product MKKLVSTFVKYPFYANLAIAVFLIAGLISILNLKLSFFPERPSKDLFVTMAYPGASPKEMEEGVTIRVEEALRSIVGIKEISSTSSENFTTINVKIFSEYDVDDVLLEVKNAVDGIVSFPRDAEKPIVYKQRPRSMAGFMALSGDVDLITLKLLSDEIENDFLNSGVLSQVTVQGVPELEISIETKEETLLRYGLTFNDVSNAIAQNNIDLSGGLIRSDKEEILIRTRNRTVDPDLIGEIILRASQDGDLIKIRDVAEINLQFAEGPGKSFMNGKPSISFNINKLPEEDLGEINAYITEYAKTFNEKHPSVDLVVTYSFIKNLKARLSLLMKNGGIGLLLVVIALGFFMNFRLAAWVAWGIPASFLAMFVMANMYGITINMISLFGMILVIGILVDDGIVIGENIFSHFEKGKSPKRAAIDGAMEVIPAVVTSIATTIIAFTPLFFVEGMMSMMHDVAFVVVFSLAFSLVEAFLVLPAHLGHKWVLREDRRELKKGSFRFKVEKGISYVKLKVYGRFLHFVLKNRVIFMTIPIALVLITIGLFKGGLIKMTFFPSIPFDQFNVDIAFKPGTGEKVTEEYLIRFEEAIWEVNEDLKEDFNDTIDYVDYTFRGVGNSFSGQQIGSHAGNIMVMLRDLENTGITSFEVVNRVKEQIGEVPEAEKFTVAGRNTFGDPISISLLSNNNEELEAAKEFLKEKISEIDAVNNVNDNNVIGKQEVRIKLKPKAYVLGLNYATISNQIRLGFFGGQAQRLQSGRNELRVWVRYPQDDRLTLGQLEKVKIKTPQGEYPLGELVDYTIDRGPVSINRYNGSRVINITAGVKDPKEPTVPINAMIKDEFVPEMLAQFPTVSVEYLGQQKESKDSGASLGKSYGVAFLLILLIIMIHFKSFSQMLIIIAMIPLGILGALWGHGIEGIPVSMLSVWGIVALTGVIVNDAVVFLQKFNSLVKEGIKVKEAVHQAGIARFRAIILTTITTTVGLYPIILERSFQAQFLVPLAVSLAYGVFIGTLFILIFFPAMILLLNDFKVWLKYMWTGTKPSRENVTKAFKHDSINID
- a CDS encoding TolC family protein, producing MKLNIFKYSFFLLLPFLFISAGAQENLSLAGAIKKGLENNYQIKITESSLEIAKNNNSWGQAGLFPSLSLNAFQSNRYDEGPNQLTGVVQEYNTNILSPAISMNWLLFGGFAVQMSKKNLALLEENSESTTALVVENTIQAIILAYYKVLMEEEKLDILEVIMTLSRDRFNYMQAKKDLGSAVTYDVLQAQNAYLSDSSTFLLQQMAVRTANMNLNLLMAVDAKTIYSLSDEFSNAESTFSFDDLSNNMFANNKTLQNQYINQQLLKNNIKLSQSGLYPSLSMSSGYDFASSRLKYKGLDAITGDAYDYYVNFSLNFNLFNGGKTRRAIANARITEDIGNLQLDELKQSMQIQLTTQYDLYNIRKQLLSVAQENIKSTKLNLDISEEKFKAGAINSFNLRDIQLLFLNTAFRELEARYNLVQSKTDLLRMSGGIISEYN